The region ccctAGTGCCAGCTCTGCCCCTGAGGGCGGCCCCCCTGTGGGGAGGCGCTCAGCAGAACTCCAAGTGTTGGTCGATGGGGACGTTGTACTTGAGCTTGTGGGCTTCGAAGAGGTCGCTCAGCTCCTGGAGGTAGCGCTGGTGCAGCCTGTCCACCTCCTCCTGCGAGGGGTGCGGTGTCTTCTGCACCTCGATGGGCGTCCCCACTGCAAGACACGAAGGCGGGTGGTGGCCCAGAGCGGGAACCACCAGAGTCCTGGAGCCCTTGGGGCAGTGTCCACCCCGTGGCCATACCTATAGGACAGTACCCTTACTGCCTCCCTTTCAATTCAGTTCTTGGTGATGCACCTAAGATGTTAGGACAACTGCAAGATTGTGAAATAATAACAGCCCCAGCTGGCATTGGCTCCTGTCAGGGAACATGCTAGGTGCTTTACACGACTAACACCTTCAAGCCTCCTAACAATCCTGTGGGGACAGAACCTGCTACTATCCCTGTCTGTAGGGGAGGCAATAAGGCTCAGGTAGGTTAAGTAACTAGTCCACGGTCACGCAGCCAGGAAGAATCAGTGCCAGGTTTTAAACTCTGGAGATGTGCCCTCAACCTCCAGGACCTCGGGTTCTGGGGGCTCAGATGCCATGATTAGAGGTGCCTGGATCTCTGGGAGGAGGCGGGCCCACAGCCCAAGCAGCTCTTCTCCCCGCCTGCCCCCCCATGCTCACCCGCAGGGACCCCctatcttcctccctcctctgggtGTCCCGGGCTCAGCTGCCCTGCCTTCTGCTCTTGGCAATGGCTCTGGAGGCAGCAGCAGTGTGAACATGCATGCAAACACTGCCACACAACCCAGGGAAAGTCCTGGTGTAGGGGGCtgaccaagtcagtactcaaccAAGCATGGACTGGGTGGTTGGAGATGAACAGACCCAACCCTACAAGCTTTGCCAGAGGAACCTACTTGGAATCCAGGAAGAAAGCAAAGGAGATGCCCAAACAGCTGCTGTACATGGTACCCCGTCCACGCACGAAGTCCCTGCTCATTAGTCACAGGAAAATCCCTCAGGCTCTAATTGAAGGCCTGTCGGTGCTACTTTACACACAATTCTAACAGACCTAAAATGCCCTTCCCTTGTATCTGCCTTCTCCGATAAGCCTTATTAGCTCCTCTGGGTCAGAATTAAACCCTCCTTCTGTGGCATACTGAAAAGTCACATAGATCCTGATCCAAACCTCACCTTTGCTACTCTCGGGTAGTGTGATCCTTTGggagttatttaacttttctgagtctcagtttaccATCCATGAAGTGGGGACGATAGGCCCCGTCTCTGTGGTTGTTGGGATAACTGAGCTGCTGCGTGTAAGGGAGCCAgtgcagtgcctggtacacagcaggtgctcagtcatCAGTAGTGACTTGTCCTTTGTGCGTCTGTAAACAGTTCCCATCCCAGATGCCTTACATCCGGGTCCTctgcctgtgtgtctgtttccCAGTCTAGATGTGAGCTCCACGAGGGCAAGGATGTGCCTGGCCCACGTCCAAGGCCCCTTGCAGCACACAGCCTGGGCCCCTTGCCCTGTAGCCTACCCGCTCCGGCCCGGGACTTGGCTCACCCACAGTGGTGATGGGCCGGCGGTAGGGCAGAAGACCAAAGCTGTACTGGAAGACACCACGGCCATGGAAGAGCGGGATGTTGATACCAGTCATCTTGTATAGTTTGTCATTGAACCATTgccaccagaagccagaagagTTCTCATACTGGTCAAATAGGTCATTGTCCCCAAAGGAGAAGATCGGCACCAGAGATGCCCtggagggagacaggagagggcATGTGGGAATTGCCAGGAGGTGCAAGCTGGTCACCTGGCTTCCTGCAGGGACCAGTGACCAGGGATTGCAGCAGAGGACAGAGCCCTGGGCTGGAAGTGGGAGGCCCCGCGTGTCTCCCAGGCCTGCCGTGGCCTCCCTTTGTGACTGTGGGCAGGTCCTGGCTCCTCTCAGGGCCGCCACCTCCCATTTGTACCATGACAGGCAGACCAGAATGCTTCAGAGGGTCCTCCCAGATATAAAACCTCTGCAAATTTTCTAGAAAAATCTACTGCAGCTAACTTCTAGTCTTTAAAAGTACATTAAGGTAGAGGAACAACTCTAAGCTTCACCCCAATGTCCACTCTCCCAGATTCGGTAGGTCTCAGATCTAATGCCAGCTCTGGGCCATATGAGTGCTCACACCTAGTTGTTTGATCACCTAGTCTCTCTTCTGGTATCTTCTTAGGGTATTTAGGCATGAGACAGTAGTACATCCTTCATCAGATAGAATCTTCACTGTAAACAAATTGATAATCTCCTCCCAAAATATACTCTGCATTAATGTCTGTGGCCTTCCCACCAAAATACAACTCTTGTCACTCTCCAGGTCCACAGAGAGCCCGATACCCGTGCATCAGGGCGAGTCTGATGAAGCCCTTGCGGTTGCGAAGCACCAGCCTGCTGGATCCGGGCCTGGCATTCAGTGTCTCTTTGGTGCCTCCTACAGTGATGCCCAGCAGGTTGCCACCTCCGTTCCTGCTCAGAATGTGAGAACAGCTCTCCTTGTCTGATGAGATCAGccctggggagagaggaaagTGGTCAGGTGTGGAGTGAGAGGGCAGGGTCTGTGGGACAAGGTGTGTCCTGGTCCCCACCTCCCTTCTCAGCTGGAAGTTCTCTGAGGCTGGGACTGATTCCTCTCCCTGTATCCAAGCCCTGGCCCAGCTCATTGCTGGCAtagagctgtgggaagtccttcCTTGGGTCTAGCCTCCTTCTATATACACATACTCTTGGACACAGTACAGAACTGTTGGCAGCCCTCCCTAAAATCCTTCTTCTGTGCCTCCAGCCCTCATCTTCCTGGCTACCCAGGGGTGTGAAGACTTACCCACTGTCATGATGGTATCCCTGAAGAAGGGGACTCGGAAAAACATGTTCATTGTTGTCAGATGAGGGTAGATGCTGGGGAACAGCGATGTGAAGCCGGTGCTGTCAGTGCACAGATTTGTAAAGGATCCGATGGACAGAACCCCATGGGGGTGGAAGCCAGCAAGGTAGTTCTGGGAGGGGTCCAGCTCGGCGGTCTTGACCAGCTGCAGGGACAACAACCTGGTGAATCTGGGCTGGACCTTGTGCCCTCCCTGGCCTCACAGTTGACTTTCTGTGCTGCCCTCTTCTATGTGTCCCTGTCACCGAATGATATCAGGCCATCATTTGAGGATCTTGGGAATAGAGGCCACCTGTCTGAGGCATCCCTGGTCCCAATGCAGGCCTGGAACAGAGGAGATGCTCTGGAAGGACCAGGGAATGAAGGAGGGAAAGAACGACCTGTGAAGGGATGAGGTCCATAGGAGGAAGCCCTGCCCAAGGCGGAGGTAGGACTCCTGGGAGGTAACGGAAGACCCGCCCTGCCCCATGTGCAGGAAGATCTGTCACAGGCAGACCCTCCCATAATGAAGGAGCCACGGCAGGAGGAAGTGAGCATCTGTCCAAGGGCTGTGTCAGCTGGAGTTCTGTCCTGGGTGCGGGGCTGGCCCCTGAGTCCCTGTTACTCAGTTTAAAATACCCCAGtgtgctgggaggtgggggctgggagaggggaacGAAGTCTCTAGTGATATCTGTGGGGGGTCGGGAGGGTCAGGGAGGTGTCCTGCACTGCCCAGTGCCTGCAGCATTTCCTGACACCAGGTCACAGCCTGGACACAGCACTTCACCCCTCCTCCGCCCTGGGCCTGGGGAGACAGTGTGGCTCTGGGATGTTAAGATCTTCACAGGAGAAACTCAGTCCCTTGACTGGTCTTTAGCATGAGATGGAGACAGTACCTCCTGGGGGAAACACTGACCGATTCTCCAACATTAGCTCTTTAGGAAACCTATAGGGTGGGCTTAGAAATCTCCAAGGCCCAGACAGTTTCCTAATTTTGCATGAAATTCATCACTAAATGATAGTTCACAAAATTACAGTAAGAATTGTTGGAGGATCAAGGTTTCACATGCATTTGACAGGGAGTGCAGAGGCTTATGCGTGTTGGGGAGATCCAACAGAGCAGAGACTCCCTACCAGGGGCTCCATACCTCCTggccaccccaagatccctgcaGGGCCTGCCCTGTAAAGTGTGTGGAAGAgttggagggtctcctggaggGTGGTAGGTCCAGAATCTGCAGACGACAGCTTCACCTCTGCAGGCTTCCAACTCAGGACAAGCAAGTCAACGTGCACATCATGCCCCCCTCTGCTGGCCGCCTAGTGGTACTGCCCACCCTCTGGAGGTGGTATGCCACAGGACTACAGTGGGCCACAATCATAAACACTGTTCACGTGGAATTTCTACGAATCAAGTTCAATAGTGCCTGGATGGAAAAACCCTCCTTGAGAGGTACCTGGCTGGAGAAAGGGCAGGAGAGTAGTGAATAGTCAGGCATAAAGCTGCTCAGCATCATTTTTCTGCCAGATTTGAAACTGGCAGCAGCTCTAGGTACAAATACAGCCAGATGCTGTCCTTTAGAGGCTCCAGGATGACCTGATGTCTCAAGGAATCCGCGCAATCCAGTGATGTATGTCGCGTCCTCTCCACTTTACTTAAGAGGAAATCAAGGCTCAGGGAGactgtaacttgcccaagttcacacagctgctATGTTGCAGACCTGATATTGCAACCTAATTCACTAGCACCATGGGTCACACTCTATACAGGTCTTCTCTCCTGTTTCCTGAGGAGGGCCACCTAACCCTGTCTGGCAACTCCCTGTGTCCCAGTGCTTTTCCAATCCTATCTGGACAATAAACCATCCCTGCCCAGGGGCTTACATCCCAGGATTTAATCTTTCTGTGATACAAGAAAGGAGCAGGAGGCTCAGTTCACTCAAATCAAGGAGTCTACTTTAATCATGACTGATCTTGCAGTCCAGGAGGTCCTGGGGTCCCCTGAGTCAGAGAGTCAGAGATTAAGAGTCACTCAAAGTAGGAGGCAGCAGTATGCTTACTGGATGCACGTGGAAAATGAGGATCAAATTGGGCAAGGCTTTGTCCAAGGACACAGCATACATATCATATTTTGGGATAAGATAGATCCTGAGAACCAGTTCAAGGCTCTCCGTCTTGCTTCTTTACCCAAAGTTATgcacaaacttaaaaactttgcTGGGTGATAGTCTTATTTGATGAAGTGTGGGGCTAGATGTTCTCTAAGGAATGACTTTAATACCTGCACCCCCGAGCATGGCTGCTGAGTGGTTTACACCTGTAAGATACACATGTGTGCCACACTCTACAGCCCTCAGAGCTCCTTCAAATCCTGGATCATTCATCAACCATTGTATTGGCCCCACATATTGCAGATGGGAAATCATGACCAGACAAGCTGGACTTGTCCCCAGGCTACATAATGGTGTAAGCCTGgttcctgcctcccagcccagtACTCTGCTCACTGCACACATGTCGGCACTTCCCCATGGGGCACTATGGTCCTGGCCACCCTCAGCCAGCCCCATTACTCACTGAGATGGGGAAATAGTGCTTCATGTACTTCCACACGACCCAGCGTCTTAAGGCCTCGATGCGCCTGCCCCCCTGCCATGGCTTGTCTCGGTCCAGGTACCACCAGGCCGCATACAGGACACTGAAGAACCAGAATCTTGTGAACAGGAGGCCTATGAAGACCACAATGCAGACACTggctggggagggaagcaggaactGTGAGTGGTCAGAGATGTGAAAGAAGAAggcctcctccctgcctggcACCAGCAGCACCGTCCTGTCCAGCCCCGCCTCCAGGAGGAAGAGGTTCACCACCTGTGCCTTCAAGAAGGAGGGAATGTGGTCCACCCAGTGTCACACTGGGAGCATGGGTTTGAGGCCCCTTTTCCCCACTGCACCAGGCTGCCTCATTCACTCTGCTCttccccctccacctccctctctgTCCAGTAAAGCAGTCTGCACTcaccaggtgctcagtaaatgcctgGTGGGGAAGTCACTGGATGAACTGCTTCTAGTTTCCATCCTTTGGGACCTCAGAGAAGACGGAGACATTCTTTCTGCCCAGCCCTCTTCCTGTCCACTCTCTGCTCTTCTTTCAAAGATAAATCTGGTCCTATCTCCCCTCTAATTAAAGTCTCTCACGGCTTTCTCATAACGTTGAGGCACAGCCCAAGCAGCTCAGCCCGGCTTTTAGGCTCCCCGTGGCTGGCCCATATCCCCTCCTGCTCCAGCCTCTCTGGCCTCCACGTACCCTGCACCCCAGGCACAGGAGCTGCTTCTTATGAAACACAGAGTTCCTTTAATCTCTTAGCTTTTGCCCAGTCTATTCCTCTGCCTGCCATGCTCTTTCctgctgagggagggaggaggaggccaaCCGCTGCCTGGCCCGTGGGTCAGGGGTGCAGCAGGGCTAGGACCAGGCCCCAGTGAGGAATTCCCTTCTGACCTACGATTCCGAGTTCCCATTACAGGCTAATCCCAGCTTCAGCTCAGGGTCAGGGGTCTTTGGGGCTGAACCTAATCTGATGCCAATGGAGCCTCATTCTCAGAGAATATTGCTCCCTCCCCATCCCATTCACTCCATTCCACACCATGCACTCAAAATCTTAAAGAGGGTTAATTTCCACTTGTGTTCCATTTGAGAGTAGGGTAGACTGGCCTGTCATTGCTGGCTGGCACCTAAAAGGAGGAGAATTTTGACCCAGTCTGAACAGTGATAATATTCATAAGCCAAACGAAGGCGGTTGGGGCTCACAGATGTTCACTGTACACAGAGCACCTAAGATGTGCCCGGTTCAGCCATGAACAACAGACAGaaattcctgccctcatggaactgaCTTCCAGCATTGTGTTTGGGgcactctgttttgtttttttaaattttatggtgGTAAAAAATACATAGCATAAACTTTATCAtctgaaccatttttaagtgtacagttcagaggCATTAAATTCATTCACATATTGTGTAATCATCCccactgtccatctccagaactcttttgaTCTTCCCGAACCAAacctctgtacccattaaacaataactctcatgtccccctcccctggcccctgcCAACCAccattctcttttctgtctctgtggatttgattAGTCTAGGAACCTGGTATGAaaggaatcacacagtatttgtcttttgtgactggcttatttcacttagcagtgtcctcaaggttcattcatgttgtagcatgtgtcagaaattcctctccttttatggctgagtaacatccCATTGTGTGTATTTGCCACATTTAGTCTATCCATTCTCTGTCAGTGGaccaatggacacttgggttgcttccacatttgtactttatttttaaatgctatttaatTAGTTGCTAATAGTGAAAAATGAGGAAGATGCACAGACAAACCCAGACACTGGGCGTCTCCTGATCGTCTGGAAGAAATGGCAGCCCTGAGTCACTACGCTCATGAGCACCTCCCTCCTCCAGGTATTTCCCCTCATTCTCAGACCTGCTGGCCAGTGGCTGCTGGAACCCATTTTTCTCTCACATCAGCCTTTCGATTCCTGGAAAAGGAGGGGAAGGACCGTCAACCACTTATGGATTGGTCACCTCTTTGTTtgcctttaatatttcttgtctTAAATACTTTCAGTAAAAAATTTGAAAGAGAAAGCTGCATAAGAGTGGGAATAAAATGCCACCCTTTGCACGATAAAGCACATGTCCACATATCTGGACCCACGTGTATAAGGGTGGAAAGACCCCTGCAGatctggagggaggaggcaggtgccAGGAGATAAGGATGGTGGATAATTGACTTAGATTGTATTCATTTActaatttaaatttacatatttaaatgctaaaaaataagaaagagaaaaagaaagtcagcTAGTGCTCTCAGCCCTTGGGCAAATCTAAAGTCCATGTGGGTCCCTCCTATTTGCAGAAAACCAGCTCTAGAGAATAAAACCAAGTTGTTACTGGTGGCTGCCTGGAGGTAGGATTTAGGGAAGTCTTTCACTTTGGGGATACGCATTTTGTTTGAATGTGTTACAATAGCCTATGTTAGTTTTTcagtcaggaaagaaaaaaggttgGAAAAACTCAAACAAGAGGCACTTGCACTTGACAGAAAGACCTCCGCCCACCCCACCGTCTCCCTCAGACGGAGCTCACCACTCAATTCCTGTCAGTAGGCAAAACTCAAACTCGGGGGTCTTTTCAGTCATTCAAGAAGGGAGACTTTTCCCCTTATTACACCaagaggaaaaaatgtaaaaccccactTTACAGAGGCCCAGAAAAGGTATGCAAATcactaaggtcacacagcaagccaGTAGAATGGAAATTGGTATTCAGTTCTATTTTGGCTCCATCCTGCTCCCAATCTTCAATCATTCAACAAAGATGTATCCACTCTTAACTCTTCTAGGAGCTGGAGATGCAGCTGAGAACAACGCCAACCATTTGATGGAGTTTACCTTCCTGTGAGTGTGTGAGttacagagaagaggaaagaacagaGTAAGCAGGTAACTCATCGGAAATTATTTGGTTCTGGGCCCTGAGTCCGTGGTGACAGGTCCTAGGTGACTTGTCTGGCTTCTTCTTTGCCCCTCCCTAAAATGCCCCCTTTAGGTTCAGCATGACCAGCTGTTCCCTAAATGTGCAGTGTTTACTCCCCCACTGGAGGCCCTTACTCACCTGCCAGCCTTTAATCCTTCCCTGTGGACCCAACTCCCAAGAATCTCTTGAAAGGGGCCCCTTCTTTCCACCACTGCCAGCTTCCCTAGATCAggataagtaattttttttcttaaagagacagactgtaaatatttcagatgtTGCTGCTCAAGGGGCAAATGGGAGGTTGTTACATAGGCACGCTATCATTTAAATTATGCAAccatgtaaaaaccattcttgaCTCATgagttgaaaaatacaaaagcaatCAGTAGGCTGGATTTGCCTCATGAAGATAATCTGGGGACCCTGATGTAGATTATGACTGCTCTACCCCACCAGTCTACCCCCTACACCCCAAACACAGTGCATCATCTGACTGCAACCACAGCGACCTGTACCAGATCGGACCTTGCCACTTCCCTACCAAAAGCCCTCCTGGGACTCCCCTTTCCCTCAGGATAAGGGGTAAAAGCTCCTTCTCCTGGCACCAAAGGGCCCAGCTCCCTTTTCTCAGCGGCTCCAGGCCCAGGGTTACTTGGCTTCTCTGTGCTGTTTCTGACACTCCCAGCACCCCCCTACCCCCCGGGGCTGGACTGAAGCTGAGCACAGCCAGTCAAGCTCAAGCTTGCAAATCTTACCCAAGGCTAGCTGAGCAAGACGTCCCTCAACCCCGAGGATGACCAGGCCACAGCCAACGGGGCTCTGGGTCCTCGGTGCCCTTTGTCCAGGCGCCAGCCATCTTGCAGCTCCCCCTGGGGGTAGCCCTCCCTCCCCATGCTCTCACTcctcccccacaccctctcctctctctccccactctgcctccttccctttcttcctttggcAGTGGGAGGAGCCCAGACCTACAGCCTTGGGCATTTAAGACAATTAGCTTCTCCGCTCCTCTGTGTCATAGGGTTAAACCAGGGATGTTTGAAATGTTTAAGGATCCTTAGGACAGGAACACAGATCAAGGGATGCTAGGGGCAGGGTCCTGGATCACTTGCTTAGCTGCCATTTTTAGGGGAATTCTGTGggagtgttagagcaggcagatagctagatatgagcagaagAGGGGAACACAGGCCTAATGGCGGGAATTGGACAGAAAAGAGGGGCAGGGGGgtaaatgcaggaaaccatacatcatgtaaacaacaggggACCCTGGGCAGACAAatgcaggaacctctgggctgataacaCATATTGGGATGACAAGtagcctggaggccaacaaagaaaagtgagaaaagtcAAGAATCTCCAATGTAACCTATTGCTCATTATCcccttatttcaataaaattagccttacgGATTAGAAGCACCCATCACGCACCGAAACCGACACAGTGACACTCTGATCCACACTGAATAGgcacaaaaatccctcctcccttctggaACGTgaagttgggatgaaaatcaggaaatatgtCCCCAAACCCTTTCCTCCAATGAATTTTCTGCCCATTcgttttacaccctatgtaaccaatttgccaaagaaactc is a window of Vicugna pacos chromosome 10, VicPac4, whole genome shotgun sequence DNA encoding:
- the LOC102528952 gene encoding 2-acylglycerol O-acyltransferase 2-like isoform X2; this encodes MVQFAPLFVPWERRLQTLVILHWVFCLVFLPSVCIVVFIGLLFTRFWFFSVLYAAWWYLDRDKPWQGGRRIEALRRWVVWKYMKHYFPISLVKTAELDPSQNYLAGFHPHGVLSIGSFTNLCTDSTGFTSLFPSIYPHLTTMNMFFRVPFFRDTIMTVGLISSDKESCSHILSRNGGGNLLGITVGGTKETLNARPGSSRLVLRNRKGFIRLALMHGASLVPIFSFGDNDLFDQYENSSGFWWQWFNDKLYKMTGINIPLFHGRGVFQYSFGLLPYRRPITTVVGTPIEVQKTPHPSQEEVDRLHQRYLQELSDLFEAHKLKYNVPIDQHLEFC
- the LOC102528952 gene encoding 2-acylglycerol O-acyltransferase 2-like isoform X1 — protein: MQPLAATSNHSRAQRSLQSRQRSQHGAVRAPVRALGAQAADLGHPALGLLLGVPAVLYAAWWYLDRDKPWQGGRRIEALRRWVVWKYMKHYFPISLVKTAELDPSQNYLAGFHPHGVLSIGSFTNLCTDSTGFTSLFPSIYPHLTTMNMFFRVPFFRDTIMTVGLISSDKESCSHILSRNGGGNLLGITVGGTKETLNARPGSSRLVLRNRKGFIRLALMHGASLVPIFSFGDNDLFDQYENSSGFWWQWFNDKLYKMTGINIPLFHGRGVFQYSFGLLPYRRPITTVVGTPIEVQKTPHPSQEEVDRLHQRYLQELSDLFEAHKLKYNVPIDQHLEFC